In Bicyclus anynana chromosome 1, ilBicAnyn1.1, whole genome shotgun sequence, a single window of DNA contains:
- the LOC112042992 gene encoding outer dense fiber protein 3-like protein 2: protein MRSPAFTFGHRTPLIVKPAVKPTAPVFNTCGMGNKGSYRIKHGLVTPQIKTPEGNTATPGPAAYKVPSTSIQRRRPPAFTMRPAARPAYEPWDQWTPSPNMYLPHIPGKKRPPAYTFGNTIQSLGGKYEQPSPGSHDPNFNYVKRTKPAFSFGAPFKSLREPLKPAPNAHCEKKFMYTKPTIPAPSFGIRHTPYLGRQEEYLKPPELKVVISGEN from the exons ATGCGTTCGCCCGCATTTACGTTCGGACATCGAACGCCTCTCATTGTCAAGCCAGCTGTAAAACCTACGGCGCCTGTATTTAATACATGTGGAATGGGAAATAAAG GTTCGTATAGAATAAAACATGGACTAGTTACACCACAAATAAAGACTCCAGAAGGGAATACTGCAACGCCAGGGCCGGCGGCATATAAAGTTCCTAGTACATCAATACAGCGGAGACGACCACCCGCGTTTACTATGAGGCCCGCAGCGAGACCGGCCTACGAACCATGGGACCAATGGACACCATCTCCTAATATGTATTTGCCACACATACCGGGAAAGAA ACGTCCACCAGCATATACCTTTGGTAACACAATACAAAGCTTAGGTGGTAAATACGAGCAACCCAGCCCCGGGTCGCACGATCCAAACTTTAATTACGTTAAACGAACAAAGCCTGCGTTTTCTTTCGGTGCACCATTCAAGTCCTTGAGGGAACCTCTAAAGCCGGCTCCTAACGCTCACTGTGAGAAAAAG TTTATGTACACAAAGCCAACGATACCCGCACCCTCGTTTGGCATACGTCACACTCCCTACCTCGGTCGTCAGGAGGAATATCTCAAGCCGCCTGAGCTTAAAGTTGTCATTAGCGGCGAGAACTGA